A part of Gemmatimonas groenlandica genomic DNA contains:
- a CDS encoding NAD(P)/FAD-dependent oxidoreductase: MRRVIVIGAGAAGSMAAIFAASEGADTLLIEGTRDGGRKILISGGGRCNVLPLRVDESRFVTDSSPNLLKKIVRAWPLAEQRAFFEDTLGIPLEEETESVKLFPASHKARDVRDGLLDYARKVGVRLRMESRVVDIAPVNGAWEVTVDDGTVLKAEAVIVATGGLSVPNTGSDGAGLNMLKALGHTMHPTYAALTPLTTTDAAFNGLSGISLTVSLTAKSALQQATWRGGFLFTHHGYSGPSVLNVSHVAVRARAGHAPSAKVHVQWTALGEREWEEALKPHGARTVTGALRAEMPDRLASALLAKAKVEPTRPLTELRRDERLRLIDILVRGDLPWHGDEGYKKAEVMGGGVALSEIDPRTMESRRHKGLFLCGEVLDAFGPIGGYNFLWAWATGRSAGVSAAAMAV; encoded by the coding sequence ATGCGGCGGGTGATTGTAATCGGGGCAGGGGCGGCCGGGTCGATGGCGGCCATCTTTGCGGCGTCAGAAGGCGCGGACACGCTGTTGATCGAGGGAACGCGTGACGGCGGTCGTAAGATCCTGATCAGCGGTGGCGGTCGCTGCAATGTGCTCCCGTTGCGGGTCGACGAGTCGCGTTTCGTGACGGATTCCTCACCAAATCTGCTCAAGAAGATCGTACGCGCCTGGCCGCTGGCCGAGCAGCGCGCCTTCTTCGAGGACACTCTGGGCATCCCCCTCGAGGAAGAGACCGAGTCCGTCAAGCTCTTCCCCGCCTCGCATAAGGCGCGCGACGTACGCGATGGCCTGCTGGACTACGCGCGTAAAGTGGGCGTGCGTCTGCGCATGGAATCGCGAGTGGTGGACATCGCGCCGGTGAACGGGGCCTGGGAGGTGACGGTCGACGACGGTACGGTGCTCAAGGCCGAAGCCGTGATCGTGGCCACCGGCGGTCTCTCCGTCCCGAACACGGGCAGCGATGGGGCAGGGCTCAACATGCTCAAGGCCCTCGGCCACACGATGCACCCCACCTACGCCGCGCTCACGCCACTCACCACCACCGACGCCGCCTTCAACGGCCTTTCGGGCATTTCCCTCACGGTGTCGCTGACGGCCAAGAGTGCACTCCAGCAGGCCACCTGGCGCGGCGGATTTCTGTTCACGCACCATGGGTACAGCGGCCCCTCTGTGCTCAACGTGTCACACGTGGCGGTGCGCGCCCGCGCCGGGCATGCACCCAGTGCCAAGGTGCACGTGCAGTGGACGGCGCTCGGCGAGAGGGAATGGGAAGAGGCGCTCAAGCCGCACGGCGCGCGTACGGTGACCGGCGCGCTGCGGGCCGAGATGCCCGATCGCCTCGCGTCGGCGCTGCTGGCCAAGGCCAAAGTGGAGCCCACCCGACCGCTCACCGAACTGCGTCGGGATGAACGCCTGCGGCTCATCGACATCCTGGTGCGCGGTGACCTGCCTTGGCATGGCGACGAGGGCTACAAGAAGGCCGAGGTGATGGGCGGCGGCGTGGCGTTGAGTGAAATCGATCCGCGCACGATGGAGAGTCGTCGACACAAAGGACTATTCCTATGCGGCGAAGTGCTCGACGCGTTCGGTCCGATCGGTGGCTACAACTTCTTGTGGGCGTGGGCCACGGGGCGGTCGGCGGGCGTTTCCGCCGCAGCTATGGCCGTTTGA
- a CDS encoding alpha/beta fold hydrolase has translation MHSHPEMLHGYAQANGIRLHYVERGRGPLVILLHGFPDFWYSWRDQIPALAAAGYRVVAPDLRGYNESERPLGVEAYTLDVLAADVAALVLALGAERATVVGHDWGGLVAWHVAMHHPEVVSSLVIMNAPHPLAFRRELKHNWAQKRRSWYIGFFQLPWLPEAMLTMGNRWLLRRVLRRGGPAQNEAELAAYLAAFDGPGAMTAALNYYRALLQLRSRRPVTIQAPTLLIWGLRDRFLLPVLTEGTEAWVPRLERHEEPRARHWVQHDAAASVNARLLAFLSVTATG, from the coding sequence GTGCATAGCCATCCCGAAATGCTGCATGGATATGCGCAAGCCAATGGCATTCGGCTGCACTACGTGGAGCGGGGTCGCGGACCGCTGGTGATCCTGCTGCATGGGTTCCCCGATTTCTGGTATAGCTGGCGGGACCAGATTCCCGCCCTGGCGGCGGCGGGATATCGCGTGGTCGCGCCCGACCTTCGTGGTTACAACGAGAGCGAGCGGCCGCTCGGCGTCGAGGCGTACACCCTCGACGTGCTCGCCGCCGACGTGGCGGCCCTCGTGCTCGCGTTGGGTGCCGAACGCGCGACCGTGGTCGGACACGACTGGGGCGGACTGGTGGCGTGGCACGTGGCCATGCATCACCCCGAGGTCGTGTCGTCGTTGGTGATCATGAACGCGCCGCACCCGCTCGCGTTTCGCCGTGAACTCAAACACAATTGGGCGCAGAAGCGGCGCTCGTGGTACATCGGCTTCTTTCAGTTGCCGTGGCTGCCCGAAGCGATGCTCACGATGGGCAACCGGTGGCTCCTGCGCCGCGTGCTGCGTCGCGGCGGGCCCGCGCAAAACGAGGCGGAGCTCGCCGCGTACCTGGCCGCGTTCGACGGACCGGGCGCGATGACAGCGGCGCTCAACTACTATCGCGCGCTACTCCAACTTCGGTCGAGGCGACCGGTCACGATTCAGGCGCCCACGCTGCTTATCTGGGGGCTGCGCGATCGCTTTCTGTTGCCCGTGCTTACGGAGGGCACCGAGGCGTGGGTGCCCAGGCTCGAGCGACACGAGGAGCCGCGTGCCCGACACTGGGTGCAGCATGATGCGGCGGCGTCGGTCAACGCACGACTGCTGGCGTTCCTGTCAGTGACCGCCACCGGCTGA
- a CDS encoding NADH:flavin oxidoreductase/NADH oxidase, whose product MSALFSPIILRSLTLRNRVGVSPMCQYSSDNGFASDWHLVHLGAFATGGAGLVITEATAVTPEGRISPQDLGIWDDAHIPMLRRITDFCRAQGAVMGVQLAHAGRKASTRRPWERPGGAVPVSEGGWDNVMAPSAVPFSPDYPSPHALSLDGIAHVIASFRAGAIRALEAGFQVVELHAAHGYLLHEFMSPIANHRTDAYGGSFENRIRLTLEVTDAVRAVWPTELPLIVRISATDWAEGGWNLEESVQLSVLLKARGVDLIDCSSGGLASHQQITIGPGYQVPFARRIRADAGIATAAVGLITDAVQAEQIVADGSADMVFLARELLRNPRWPLMAAHTLGASIAWPPQYERARLR is encoded by the coding sequence ATGTCCGCCCTCTTCTCTCCGATCATCCTCCGCTCGCTCACGCTGCGCAATCGCGTTGGCGTGTCGCCGATGTGCCAGTACTCCAGTGACAACGGCTTCGCGTCCGACTGGCATCTTGTCCACCTCGGTGCCTTCGCCACCGGCGGCGCGGGGCTCGTGATCACCGAAGCCACGGCCGTGACGCCGGAAGGGCGTATCAGTCCGCAGGATTTAGGCATCTGGGATGACGCGCACATTCCTATGCTGCGACGAATCACCGACTTTTGCCGCGCGCAAGGCGCCGTAATGGGTGTTCAGCTTGCGCACGCCGGGCGAAAGGCCAGCACGCGCCGCCCGTGGGAACGGCCCGGCGGCGCGGTGCCCGTGTCCGAGGGCGGCTGGGACAACGTGATGGCGCCCAGTGCCGTGCCGTTCTCGCCCGACTATCCGTCGCCGCATGCGCTTTCCCTTGACGGCATCGCGCACGTGATCGCGTCGTTTCGCGCGGGGGCGATTCGCGCGCTCGAGGCCGGGTTCCAGGTCGTCGAACTGCACGCCGCGCACGGCTATCTGTTGCACGAGTTCATGTCGCCGATCGCCAACCACCGCACCGACGCGTACGGCGGTTCTTTCGAGAATCGCATTCGCCTCACGCTCGAGGTGACCGACGCGGTGCGCGCCGTATGGCCCACCGAACTGCCGCTGATCGTCCGCATCTCGGCCACCGACTGGGCCGAGGGCGGATGGAACCTCGAGGAATCGGTGCAGCTGTCGGTGCTGTTGAAGGCCCGCGGCGTCGACCTCATCGACTGCTCGTCGGGTGGGCTGGCGTCGCATCAGCAGATCACGATCGGGCCCGGCTACCAGGTCCCGTTTGCGCGTCGCATTCGCGCAGATGCTGGGATCGCGACTGCTGCAGTCGGCCTGATCACCGACGCGGTACAAGCCGAACAGATTGTCGCGGACGGCAGCGCCGACATGGTGTTCCTCGCGCGCGAACTGCTGCGAAATCCGCGGTGGCCGCTCATGGCCGCCCATACGCTCGGCGCCAGCATTGCCTGGCCGCCGCAGTACGAACGCGCGCGTCTCCGGTAA
- a CDS encoding amidohydrolase family protein — protein sequence MIRAHALCAHALRAVAALALTAFPLSAFPLAAQQANTVASTAPILAIKAGRLIDPATGTVALNQIILVQNRRFLAVGPSVAIPKDAQVIDLSMLTVLPGLVDAHNHLALTYKEVPERNSYYITTILDDTPLRAIQAVSNGIQMLSSGFTIVRDMGNNGKYADIALRRGIEQGLVPGPTIIPSGLIISGMGGQFSPNPEMAFDRKIVYPEYLEADTPDEIVKAVRQNALVGARVIKICVDCKLWGYSTDEIKLVIREAAKAGLKVEGHVQSVAGAHRAVDAGIWSIAHDNGMNDTIHKIMAEKRIFRAGTETPLSLVGHTTEARYAQTVLMLRNAWENKVPITFSTDADYYVPGKTRGEVAIEFIETWKAARIPAPDILRAMTTTGYEVSETTTTRGPIKPGMWADLIAVPGNPLQSIDALRDVKFVLKNGMVFKKDGVMTPEAFFNGGPVNGANAR from the coding sequence ATGATCCGTGCTCACGCACTCTGTGCTCACGCACTCCGTGCCGTCGCTGCGCTTGCGCTGACGGCCTTCCCGCTCAGCGCATTTCCACTCGCGGCGCAGCAGGCCAATACCGTGGCGAGTACGGCCCCGATTCTCGCGATCAAAGCGGGCCGGCTCATCGATCCGGCCACCGGGACGGTCGCCCTGAATCAGATTATCCTGGTGCAGAACCGTCGTTTTCTGGCGGTCGGCCCCTCGGTCGCGATCCCCAAGGATGCACAGGTGATCGACCTGTCCATGCTGACGGTGTTGCCGGGGCTCGTGGATGCGCACAACCACCTGGCGCTGACGTACAAGGAGGTGCCGGAGCGCAACAGCTACTACATCACAACCATCCTCGACGACACGCCGCTCCGCGCGATTCAGGCCGTCTCCAACGGCATTCAGATGTTGTCGTCCGGCTTCACGATTGTGCGTGACATGGGCAACAACGGCAAGTACGCCGATATCGCACTCCGGCGAGGGATTGAGCAGGGCCTCGTGCCCGGTCCGACCATCATTCCGTCGGGTCTCATCATTAGCGGGATGGGCGGTCAGTTTTCTCCCAATCCTGAGATGGCCTTCGATCGGAAGATCGTCTACCCCGAGTACCTGGAAGCCGACACGCCGGACGAAATTGTCAAAGCGGTTCGACAGAACGCATTGGTCGGTGCGCGGGTGATCAAGATCTGTGTGGACTGCAAGCTGTGGGGATACTCCACCGACGAGATCAAGCTGGTGATCCGTGAAGCCGCGAAGGCCGGTCTCAAGGTCGAGGGTCACGTGCAGTCCGTGGCCGGCGCACACCGTGCCGTCGATGCCGGGATCTGGTCGATCGCCCATGATAACGGCATGAACGACACGATTCACAAGATCATGGCGGAGAAGCGAATCTTCCGCGCGGGCACCGAGACGCCGCTCTCACTGGTTGGACACACCACCGAGGCACGCTACGCGCAAACGGTGTTGATGTTGCGCAATGCGTGGGAGAACAAGGTACCGATCACTTTCTCCACCGACGCCGACTACTACGTGCCGGGCAAAACGCGTGGCGAAGTGGCTATCGAGTTCATTGAGACGTGGAAGGCTGCCCGCATTCCGGCGCCCGACATTCTTCGCGCCATGACGACCACCGGCTACGAGGTGAGCGAGACGACGACCACACGCGGCCCCATCAAGCCGGGCATGTGGGCCGATCTGATCGCCGTGCCCGGTAACCCGCTCCAGTCGATCGATGCGCTGCGCGACGTGAAGTTCGTGCTCAAGAACGGCATGGTGTTCAAGAAGGACGGCGTGATGACACCGGAGGCCTTCTTCAACGGTGGCCCGGTGAACGGCGCCAACGCGCGGTAA
- a CDS encoding J domain-containing protein, protein MTTNRRNHYRLLHVQPDAPAAVIKAAYRALIATRHPDVGGNEYEAVLLNDAYAVLSDPAKRAAYDARRAARTASRHGTAQPAASAHPTPPAHVCPMCHLGLPSHVDRNTRCARCHAPLAPVRVTGSRGKPMDRRGIPRVSKSDWAIMYVDWRSDAIDVRMRDLSLDGISVYSGLELPLHRVVRIVGQSFDVVATAVGCRRLDAVFTVHASLASALFAESTGGFVSATA, encoded by the coding sequence GTGACGACCAATCGACGCAATCACTATCGCCTGCTGCACGTGCAACCGGATGCGCCTGCCGCGGTCATCAAGGCCGCGTATCGGGCGTTGATCGCCACCCGTCATCCGGATGTGGGCGGCAACGAGTACGAGGCCGTACTGCTGAACGACGCGTACGCGGTGTTGTCGGATCCGGCAAAGCGCGCCGCCTATGATGCGCGACGGGCGGCGCGCACGGCCTCGCGGCACGGCACCGCCCAGCCAGCGGCCTCCGCACACCCGACACCACCCGCCCACGTGTGTCCGATGTGCCATCTTGGCCTGCCGTCGCACGTCGACCGGAACACGCGGTGCGCGCGCTGTCACGCGCCGCTCGCGCCCGTACGGGTCACCGGTTCGCGTGGGAAGCCGATGGATCGCCGGGGCATTCCGCGCGTCAGCAAGTCCGACTGGGCCATCATGTACGTCGACTGGCGCTCCGACGCGATCGATGTGCGGATGCGCGATCTCTCGCTCGATGGCATCAGTGTGTATAGCGGCCTCGAGCTGCCACTGCATCGCGTCGTGCGCATCGTCGGCCAGTCTTTCGATGTGGTAGCAACGGCGGTCGGCTGCCGGCGGCTCGACGCGGTGTTCACGGTCCACGCATCGCTGGCGAGCGCCCTCTTCGCCGAATCGACCGGCGGCTTCGTCTCGGCCACCGCCTGA
- a CDS encoding pyrroloquinoline quinone-dependent dehydrogenase: MSRALIPLLLAATTLQAQTTGRSADWPVYGGSEDHTHYSTLSQISPANVKQLKVAWTFETKDEFTGSEMQANPIVIDGVMYATTPKLHVIALNAATGAPIWRFDPNNGAAPTSRIRHRGVVVTGDRVIFNYRNRLYALDRKTGRPIKTFGDSGWVDLRQGLGRPVEGLSVSASTPGVVFEDLLIIGSSVPEALPSAPGDIRAFDINTGKLRWSFHTIPHPGEPGYETWPPDAWKIAGGANAWAGVTIDTKRAMVFAATGSASYDFYGANRLGDNLYANSVLALDARTGKYVWHYQVLKHDLWDRDLPAAPALVTITRGGRKIDAVAQITKTGHTWLFEREKGTPLFPVEEQKMPGIALGDDKPAASQFFPTMPAPFARQQLTRNDLTNRTPAARAAALKTFNEYKTGHPFDAPNTQGTIVYPGVDGGGEWGGPAFDPTTGLLYVNSNEMAWLLKLVPRSDKSLYAANCAGCHGEKMQGSAAGPTLMDIAKRRSKEQLATIIKEGTGRMPAFGTALEGGAVNDIVNYLLTGKDNSAALVGTTPYMLPYRTAFFDIFLDHEGYPGIKPPWGTLNAIDLNAGTIKWSIPFGEYPKLAAKGIKNTGTDNYGGAIVTENGLLIIAATTYDNKIRAYDKRNGRLLWEAKLPAAGNATPSTYMVDGKQYLVIACGGGKNGAPSGGTYVAFALP; the protein is encoded by the coding sequence ATGTCCCGTGCCCTCATCCCGCTCCTCCTTGCCGCGACCACGCTGCAGGCCCAGACGACCGGGCGCTCCGCCGACTGGCCCGTGTACGGCGGCAGCGAGGATCACACGCATTACAGTACGCTGAGTCAGATTTCGCCGGCCAACGTGAAGCAGCTGAAAGTGGCGTGGACGTTCGAGACGAAGGACGAGTTCACCGGCTCGGAGATGCAGGCGAATCCGATCGTGATCGACGGCGTGATGTACGCCACCACACCGAAGCTCCACGTCATCGCGCTCAATGCCGCGACTGGTGCGCCGATCTGGCGCTTCGATCCCAACAACGGGGCCGCGCCCACGTCGCGCATCCGCCATCGTGGCGTCGTCGTCACCGGCGATCGCGTGATCTTCAACTATCGTAATCGGCTCTACGCGCTCGATCGCAAGACCGGTCGCCCCATCAAGACGTTCGGCGACAGCGGATGGGTCGACCTGCGACAGGGACTGGGTCGGCCGGTGGAAGGGCTCTCGGTAAGCGCCAGCACGCCGGGCGTGGTGTTCGAGGATCTGCTCATTATCGGCAGTTCCGTGCCGGAGGCGCTCCCCAGCGCGCCGGGCGACATTCGCGCCTTCGACATCAACACCGGCAAGCTGCGCTGGAGCTTTCACACGATCCCGCATCCCGGTGAACCCGGCTACGAAACGTGGCCTCCCGATGCGTGGAAGATTGCCGGTGGCGCCAATGCATGGGCCGGCGTGACCATCGACACCAAGCGCGCCATGGTGTTCGCCGCCACCGGCTCGGCCTCGTACGACTTCTACGGTGCCAACCGACTCGGCGACAACCTGTACGCCAACAGCGTGCTCGCCCTCGACGCGCGCACTGGCAAGTACGTCTGGCACTACCAGGTGCTCAAACACGACCTGTGGGATCGCGATCTGCCCGCGGCACCCGCACTGGTGACGATCACACGCGGCGGCCGGAAGATCGACGCCGTCGCCCAGATCACGAAGACAGGACACACTTGGCTGTTCGAGCGCGAAAAGGGCACCCCGTTGTTCCCCGTGGAAGAGCAGAAGATGCCGGGCATCGCGCTTGGTGACGACAAACCGGCAGCCTCGCAGTTCTTCCCCACCATGCCGGCGCCATTCGCGCGGCAACAGCTCACGCGCAACGATCTCACCAATCGCACGCCCGCCGCGCGCGCTGCCGCGCTCAAGACGTTCAACGAATACAAAACGGGGCATCCCTTCGACGCGCCGAATACCCAGGGAACCATCGTGTACCCCGGCGTGGACGGCGGCGGCGAGTGGGGCGGCCCCGCGTTCGACCCGACCACCGGCCTGCTCTACGTGAACTCGAACGAGATGGCGTGGTTGCTCAAGCTCGTGCCGCGCAGCGACAAGTCACTGTACGCCGCGAACTGCGCCGGCTGTCACGGTGAGAAGATGCAAGGCTCGGCTGCCGGTCCCACGCTCATGGATATCGCCAAGCGTCGATCGAAAGAGCAGCTGGCCACGATCATCAAGGAAGGCACCGGTCGCATGCCGGCCTTCGGCACCGCACTCGAGGGCGGTGCGGTGAACGACATCGTGAACTACCTGCTCACCGGCAAGGACAACTCGGCCGCGCTAGTGGGAACCACGCCGTACATGCTGCCGTATCGCACCGCGTTCTTCGACATCTTCCTCGACCACGAAGGCTATCCCGGCATCAAGCCGCCCTGGGGCACGCTCAACGCGATCGACCTGAATGCCGGCACGATCAAGTGGTCGATCCCCTTCGGTGAATATCCGAAGCTGGCCGCCAAGGGCATCAAGAACACCGGCACCGACAACTACGGTGGCGCCATCGTGACCGAGAATGGTCTGCTGATCATTGCCGCCACCACGTACGACAACAAGATCCGCGCCTACGACAAGCGCAACGGCCGACTGTTGTGGGAGGCGAAGCTACCGGCTGCCGGCAACGCCACGCCGAGTACGTACATGGTGGACGGTAAGCAGTACCTCGTGATCGCCTGTGGTGGCGGTAAGAACGGCGCGCCGAGTGGGGGCACCTACGTCGCTTTCGCGTTGCCCTGA
- a CDS encoding bifunctional YncE family protein/alkaline phosphatase family protein: MGYSDFLARAVGVSAVAFACSACSQVSSDSAPTNAAEPQRLPTGAMLDPAGARSDVGSFPLAVVASPDSAYLLLLLNGWRQQGVQVVDRRTGAVVQTAEQSAAFIGLAFSPDGRTLYASGGNTDAVYRYGWNGKRLARKDSLTIRTKWNARASGTSYPAGLAVSRDGRRLYVTENLADSVAIVDLASGAVIQRVASGRYPYAVVVGANGDVFVSSWGTRDVHVFREHPDGLVAETRIPVERHPSTLLLSANGERLFAVSASTDAISVVDTRRRTVVSTLRDPTPANLGQGSTPMGLQLSGDGATLYVTEGDNNAVAVFALSAATAGRGSGVKDSLLGRAPVGWYPVAAAIVGDTLHVVDAKGRGTAPNPRLPQPGATDAAARAVSYTAGQINGTITRLAVADLGGSRLEQLSARVVRANHWENRATAAGMPPVTHVIYVIKENRTYDQVLGDLPQGDGDTSLVFFPRSNSPNHHALAERFGLFDRFFVNAEVSADGHNWSMAAYTTDYTQKTVPSNYSSRGRSYDYEGTNRGRVPLDDGDDDAAEPANGYLWDLAQRKGITFRNFGEFVAPERTTGAAPAGYRGLKPFLRANTSRAFPGYDLDIPDQRRADVWISELQGFAAAGAMPRLQIVRLPNDHTSGASAGKPTPQAYMADNDLALGRMIEALSNTAFWEKTAVFVLEDDAQAGPDHVDSHRSVLLVISPWARAGLHRRFVNTTDVIATMETILGLDALSPFDHYGRPLREIWRTSPDVRPYRALTPSVPLTDRNPGRGRGADESRQLDLRYEDVAEEDLFNRILWRSIKGPAHPYPGPTRMSAAEVLRSW, from the coding sequence ATGGGATACTCTGACTTCCTCGCGCGCGCCGTCGGCGTCAGCGCCGTGGCGTTCGCCTGTAGCGCCTGTTCGCAAGTCTCGTCCGATTCGGCGCCGACCAACGCCGCGGAACCGCAACGCCTTCCGACTGGCGCCATGCTCGACCCCGCCGGCGCCCGGTCCGACGTAGGCAGCTTTCCGCTCGCCGTCGTCGCGTCACCGGACTCGGCATATCTGCTGCTGCTCCTCAATGGTTGGCGACAGCAGGGCGTTCAGGTAGTCGACCGGCGCACGGGTGCCGTCGTGCAAACCGCCGAGCAGTCGGCCGCATTCATCGGGCTCGCCTTCTCGCCCGATGGACGCACGCTGTACGCATCCGGCGGAAACACGGATGCGGTCTATCGCTATGGCTGGAACGGCAAACGACTCGCGCGAAAAGACTCGCTCACCATCCGCACGAAGTGGAATGCGCGCGCGTCCGGCACGAGCTACCCGGCGGGACTCGCCGTGAGCCGAGACGGACGACGTCTCTATGTCACCGAGAATCTGGCCGACTCGGTGGCCATCGTCGACCTCGCCTCGGGCGCCGTCATCCAACGCGTGGCGTCGGGACGCTATCCGTATGCGGTAGTCGTCGGAGCGAACGGCGACGTCTTCGTGTCGAGTTGGGGAACACGCGATGTGCATGTGTTCCGCGAGCATCCGGACGGTCTCGTGGCCGAAACGCGTATTCCGGTGGAACGTCATCCGTCTACGCTGCTGCTCTCTGCGAATGGGGAGCGACTTTTCGCGGTGTCGGCGTCCACCGACGCCATCAGCGTGGTCGACACCCGCCGCCGCACGGTGGTCAGCACGCTGCGCGACCCGACGCCGGCCAATCTGGGGCAAGGCAGCACCCCGATGGGACTTCAGCTCTCCGGTGACGGCGCCACACTCTACGTCACGGAAGGTGACAACAATGCCGTGGCGGTGTTCGCGCTTAGCGCCGCAACGGCTGGACGCGGCAGCGGCGTGAAAGACTCGCTGTTAGGGCGTGCGCCCGTGGGGTGGTATCCGGTCGCCGCCGCGATCGTCGGTGACACGCTGCACGTGGTCGACGCCAAGGGACGCGGCACGGCACCGAATCCGCGACTACCGCAGCCGGGCGCGACCGACGCCGCCGCGAGGGCCGTGAGCTACACCGCCGGACAGATCAACGGAACGATCACCCGTCTCGCGGTGGCCGACCTTGGCGGCAGTAGGCTCGAGCAACTTTCGGCCCGCGTCGTGCGCGCCAACCACTGGGAAAATCGGGCGACCGCGGCGGGCATGCCGCCGGTCACGCACGTGATCTATGTGATCAAGGAGAACCGCACGTACGACCAGGTGCTGGGAGACCTGCCTCAGGGCGACGGTGACACGAGCCTCGTGTTTTTCCCGCGTTCGAATTCTCCGAATCACCATGCCCTCGCCGAACGCTTCGGTCTGTTCGATCGCTTCTTCGTGAACGCCGAGGTGAGCGCCGACGGACACAACTGGAGCATGGCGGCGTACACGACCGACTATACGCAGAAGACGGTGCCATCCAACTACTCGTCGCGCGGTCGCAGCTACGACTACGAGGGCACCAATCGCGGTCGCGTGCCCTTGGACGACGGCGACGACGACGCCGCGGAGCCAGCCAACGGATACCTCTGGGACCTTGCCCAGCGAAAGGGGATCACCTTCCGGAATTTTGGTGAGTTCGTTGCCCCTGAGAGGACTACCGGCGCGGCGCCGGCAGGCTATCGCGGTCTCAAGCCCTTCCTGCGCGCCAATACCAGCCGCGCGTTTCCCGGATACGATCTGGACATTCCCGATCAGCGACGGGCGGATGTGTGGATTTCTGAATTGCAGGGATTCGCCGCCGCTGGCGCGATGCCGCGATTGCAGATCGTCCGCCTTCCGAACGACCACACGTCTGGAGCGTCGGCCGGCAAGCCGACACCGCAGGCGTACATGGCGGATAACGACTTGGCGCTCGGCCGCATGATCGAGGCCCTCTCCAACACCGCCTTCTGGGAAAAGACCGCGGTATTCGTGCTGGAGGACGACGCGCAGGCCGGCCCCGATCATGTCGATTCGCACCGCTCGGTGCTACTGGTCATCTCACCGTGGGCGAGGGCGGGGCTGCATCGCCGGTTTGTGAACACGACCGACGTGATCGCGACCATGGAGACGATTCTCGGCTTGGATGCGCTGTCCCCGTTCGACCACTACGGCCGACCGCTTCGGGAGATCTGGCGCACGTCACCCGACGTGAGGCCGTATCGCGCCCTGACGCCGTCCGTGCCGCTCACCGACCGCAATCCCGGCCGTGGCCGCGGCGCCGACGAGTCACGACAGCTCGATCTGCGTTACGAGGACGTGGCCGAGGAGGATCTGTTCAACCGGATCCTGTGGCGGAGCATCAAGGGACCCGCCCACCCCTACCCCGGCCCAACGCGCATGTCCGCCGCGGAAGTGCTGCGAAGCTGGTAG
- a CDS encoding aromatic ring-hydroxylating oxygenase subunit alpha, producing the protein MALVFPFDPNIERAATIPARLYNDPVYLELEMERVFAHSWQLVGRVDQVAEHGQFLTAQVGNDSIVVLRDGETLRGFHNVCLHRAGPVAHGCGKRNTLQCRYHGWTYGLDGALQRAPGMEGVESFRPADMQLVPVKVTTWGPLVFANLDGKAPPLADMMEDIPQRVQAFGCEHMQYVTSRSWEIACNWKVYVDNFLEGYHVPVVHPGLHKELDMDNYRVEPHRYFSIQHAPLRPVHGGNPGRIYDPSTTDSPEAVYVWMFPNIMLNVYLGQMQTNVVIPMGHDRCKVVFDWYATNPPADASTDPSWTKLMAFSAEVQDEDIEICETVQRNLRSRVYDRGRYSARHENGVHHFHSLLHEFLT; encoded by the coding sequence ATGGCTCTCGTCTTCCCATTCGATCCGAACATCGAGCGCGCCGCGACCATTCCGGCGCGCTTGTACAACGATCCGGTGTATCTCGAGCTCGAGATGGAGCGTGTCTTCGCGCACAGCTGGCAGCTCGTGGGACGCGTGGACCAGGTGGCCGAACACGGGCAGTTCCTGACCGCACAGGTCGGGAACGACAGCATCGTCGTCCTGCGCGACGGCGAGACGCTGCGCGGCTTTCACAATGTGTGCCTGCATCGTGCGGGTCCGGTGGCGCACGGTTGCGGCAAGCGCAACACGCTGCAGTGCCGGTATCACGGCTGGACGTATGGACTCGACGGCGCGTTGCAGCGCGCGCCGGGCATGGAAGGCGTGGAATCGTTCCGCCCCGCCGACATGCAGCTCGTGCCAGTGAAGGTCACGACGTGGGGACCACTCGTGTTCGCGAACCTCGACGGCAAAGCACCGCCACTCGCCGACATGATGGAGGACATCCCGCAGCGGGTGCAGGCGTTCGGTTGCGAGCACATGCAGTACGTCACGTCGCGAAGCTGGGAGATCGCCTGCAACTGGAAGGTGTACGTGGACAACTTCCTCGAAGGCTATCACGTCCCGGTCGTGCATCCCGGCCTGCACAAGGAGCTCGACATGGACAACTACCGCGTGGAGCCACACCGGTACTTCTCCATCCAGCACGCACCGTTGCGGCCCGTGCACGGTGGCAATCCGGGTCGCATCTACGATCCGTCCACCACCGATTCACCCGAGGCCGTGTACGTGTGGATGTTTCCCAACATCATGCTGAACGTGTATCTCGGGCAGATGCAGACGAATGTCGTGATTCCCATGGGCCACGATCGCTGCAAGGTGGTGTTCGACTGGTACGCCACCAATCCGCCGGCAGACGCGTCGACGGATCCCTCATGGACGAAGTTGATGGCCTTCAGCGCCGAGGTGCAGGACGAAGACATCGAGATCTGCGAGACGGTACAGCGCAATTTGCGATCGCGCGTGTACGATCGCGGCCGCTACTCGGCGCGCCACGAGAACGGGGTGCACCATTTCCACTCGCTGCTGCACGAATTCCTGACCTGA